A stretch of Aspergillus nidulans FGSC A4 chromosome VI DNA encodes these proteins:
- a CDS encoding uncharacterized protein (transcript_id=CADANIAT00010324), whose protein sequence is MAKKVEAEEDCREAKSILKIAASTAQKGSVEAWKPCLSTLFYLLKVIVTGYCYRAIDDGGPRIHRANLGAQY, encoded by the exons ATGGCTAAGAAAGtcgaggctgaggaagactGCAGGGAGGCAAAGTCTAT ACTCAAGATTGCAGCATCGACAGCGCAAAAAGGCAGCGTAGAGGCTTG GAAACCATGTCTCTCAACTCTTTTCTACTTGCTAAAAGTGATTGTCACTGGATACTGTTACAGAGCGATAGACGATGGCGGTCCCAGAATCCACCGCGCCAACCTGGGCGCTCAATATTGA
- a CDS encoding Zn(II)2Cys6 transcription factor domain-containing protein (transcript_id=CADANIAT00010323), whose protein sequence is MALSSPRAFQSTFKVTLPDRQVQTPYHARRAHKKSRNGCLVCKGRRVKCDERKPTCLRCENYGAACVYASSQATSSSSSSSPSSSRSSSILRSATASTSKSTPPNNTLTSLSISDMVNRVRDTLGNDLALAPRTIGNRDEALDLAVDSFRFFLTCSVNSISTPQIYQVMKREVVHVAFDNPYLMYTLLGCGVLHMNRVSPGNESRELGEAYFWQRAVQLYSAALQHPINQQNISGLISASILIGVTSLAPLKFEMQDSWVFTGRGSDLNWLAIQGGLACILKHAGQYVPGSIWGVPFSQSHEIESQLFRYEITKGREGLRPDLADLCGITDETDEQTSLYWAPIKLLSPFMELEVNAQIASQCTTWMGRLEPSFVNLCRERDPRALVIFAYWMGLMCSMSQESWRSSYTAILGVSGGCGGLYLDLLMINVDTGFNKI, encoded by the exons ATGGCGCTCTCATCCCCACGCGCCTTCCAGAGCACATTCAAAGTGACACTCCCCGACAGACAGGTCCAAACCCCTTACCACGCACGGCGCGCTCACAAGAAGTCGAGGAATGGCTGTCTTGTCTGTAAAGGCCGGCGGGTTAAA TGTGATGAACGCAAACCGACATGCCTGAGGTGTGAGAACTATGGAGCAGCGTGCGTCTACGCTTCGTCTCAAGctacatcatcatcatcgtcatcgtcgccgtcgtcgtctAGGTCCAGCAGTATTCTGCGTAGTGCGACTGCAAGCACAAGCAAATCTACGCCACCAAACAACACACTAACGTCTCTGTCCATCTCCGACATGGTCAATCGCGTCCGGGACACCCTAGGCAACGATCTAGCCTTGGCTCCTCGGACAATTGGGAATCGCGATGAGGCACTGGATCTCGCAGTCGACTCGTTCcggttcttcttgacttGTTCAGTAAACAGCATTTCGACTCCGCAGATCTATCAGGTTATGAAGCGCGAGGTGGTTCATGTCGCGTTTGAT AATCCGTATTTGATGTACACACTCCTCGGCTGCGGGGTCCTGCACATGAACCGTGTATCACCAGGCAACGAATCTCGGGAGCTCGGCGAGGCGTACTTCTGGCAGCGCGCAGTGCAACTATACTCCGCAGCACTGCAGCACCCCATCAACCAGCAGAACATTTCCgggctgatatcagccagcATTCTCATCGGCGTGACCTCGCTCGCCCCGCTCAAGTTCGAGATGCAAGACTCCTGGGTCTTTACTGGGCGAGGCAGCGACCTGAACTGGCTCGCTATTCAAGGCGGTTTGGCGTGCATCCTTAAACATGCGGGACAATACGTTCCTGGGAGTATATGGGGCGTGCCATTCAGCCAGAGTCACGAGATAGAGAGTCAACTCTTCCGCTATGAGATCACGAAGGGGCGGGAGGGCTTACGTCCGGACCTAGCTGATCTATGTGGTATCACCGATGAGACTGACGAGCAGACAAGTCTGTATTGGGCCCCGATCAAACTGCTATCACCCTTTATGGAACTTGAGGTCAACGCACAGATTGCATCGCAGTGCACGACCTGGATGGGAAGGCTTGAACCGTCGTTCGTGAATCTGTGTCGAGAGCGCGACCCTCGCGCCCTAGTAATATTTGCGTATTGGATGGGGCTCATGTGTTCGATGTCACA AGAGTCTTGGCGATCCAGTTATACGGCCATTCTTGGAGTTTCCGGCGGCTGCGGCGGGCTATACCTTGATCTCCTTATGATCAATGTTGATACAGGCTTTAACAAGATATGA
- a CDS encoding uncharacterized protein (transcript_id=CADANIAT00010327), which translates to MPLTWSSPDYPLEPYNGPPRNIAYIEQLDFGKEVQPKPYNIAGTHPDSRVLITDIKILDATGREPYHGDVLITGERFTHVGTVPNKEDLLRDPRVRVFYGNGRTLIPGLGDAHTHLSWNGGDLGRLGELGVEEHTLLTARSARCFLDSGYTMCFGAASAKRRLDVVVRDAINAGDIPGPRYLANGQEMARRDGDLVPGITAYADGPEEMREVIREHVKLGVDQVKLSMSGESITEIRDAMDCYFSDEETKACVDEAHKHGIRLCAHARARDSVRQCIKHGVEIIYHGSYIDEEVTAAGMDALEKKRSQHVVVPAINWLYATLYEAGAFGYATEAAEKVGYKKELEAAIRGLREMHRRGIVVLPGGDYGFAWTPHGTYARDLEHFTKLLGFTPHEAIIAATYGVAKLFMRSHEMGQIKAGNFADCVLVDGDPLDDITVLQDHSRLNVIMINGRVHKAGRRELLAPNIAASQELTQRITQAVDELEIKTPMQKAY; encoded by the exons ATGCCCCTCACGTGGTCATCCCCAGATTATCCCCTTGAACCATACAATGGACCCCCCAGGAACATCGCCTACATCGAACAACTGGATTTCGGCAAGGAGgtccagccaaagccatATAATATTGCAGGAACACATCCAGACTCAAGAGTCCTGATTACCGACATCAAGATCCTTGATGCTACTGGGCGGGAGCCGTACCACGGAGATGTGCTGATTACAG GGGAGCGATTCACACACGTTGGCACCGTCCCCAACAAAGAAGATCTCCTCAGAGACCCCCGAGTGCGTGTTTTCTATGGCAACGGCCGCACCCTGATCCCTGGTCTTGGAGACGCCCATACCCATCTCAGCTGGAATGGAGGCGATCTCGGCCGATTAGGCGAGTTGGGCGTTGAAGAGCACACTCTTCTCACGGCGCGGAGTGCGCGGTGTTTTCTGGATTCGGGGTATACGAT GTGCTTCGGCGCTGCATCCGCGAAAAGGAGACTAGATGTAGTCGTTCGCGATGCCATCAACGCGGGAGATATCCCCGGCCCTCGGTATCTTGCGAACGGgcaggagatggcgaggagagACGGCGACCTGGTGCCGGGGATAACGGCGTACGCCGATGGGCCGGAGGAGATGCGAGAGGT GATTCGCGAACATGTCAAATTGGGCGTGGATCAGGTGAAGCTGTCGATGTCCGGGGAATCG ATTACCGAGATTCGCGACGCAATGGACTGCTATTTCAGCGACGAAGAGACCAAAGCATGTGTAGACGAAGCTCATAAACACGGGATCAGGCTCTGCGCACATGCACGCGCGCGCGATTCGGTGAGACAGTGCATTAAGCATGGAGTTGAGATCATCTATCACGGGTCGTACATTGACGAAGAGG TGACAGCCGCAGGAATGGACGccctggagaagaaacggTCCCAGCATGTAGTGGTCCCTGCAATTAACTGGCTGTACGCCACCCTTTACGAAGCAGGCGCGTTCGGCTATGCCACCGAAGCAGCCGAAAAGGTCGGATACAAGAAGGAACTCGAGGCTGCTATCCGCGGGTTGCGAGAGATGCACCGACGAGGAATCGTCGTTCTCCCTGGCGG AGACTACGGTTTTGCCTGGACGCCTCACGGTACATACGCCAGAGACCTAGAGCACTTCACGAAGCTGCTGGGTTTCACTCCCCACGAGGCGATCATCGCGGCTACATATGGCGTCGCCAAACTGTTTATGCGCTCGCACGAGATGGGCCAGATCAAGGCTGGCAACTTTGCAGACTGTGTCCTTGTCGATGGGGACCCGCTGGACGATATCACAGTTCTTCAAGATCATTCCAGGCTGAATGTCATCATGATAAATGGACGAGTTCATAAGGCTGGGAGGAGGGAGTTGCTTGCCCCCAATATAGCGGCGAGCCAGGAACTCACGCAAAGGATTACGCAGGCGGtcgatgagctggagataaaGACGCCGATGCAGAAGGCTTATTGA
- a CDS encoding bifunctional fumarylacetoacetate hydrolase/alpha/beta hydrolase family protein (transcript_id=CADANIAT00010329) translates to MVFNYCAYADPATGEDRIGHLDHQSLQIQPLSFTSGTRITNLYQVIEAGQASIVSARAEPLPLSSVKLLPTISGRDILAVGKNYVEHAKEFNSSGFDSSDKVDQPTAPVIFTKRATSIIAHGEDVLLHPGFTETPDYEGEIGVIIGKAGHKIPEDQAMDYVWGYTIINDFTARERQRDHKQFYIGKSPDTYCPIGPVAVPKEQLPEKENIRLQTFVNGEKRQDATLDQLIFSIPNLVSTLSQGQTIQPGDTIATGTPYGVGFGFRPMKFLKAGDEVKVSVTGLGSLVNRMAALDAPNPTIERVQASTSIHTANQKARGNNGLVKVGSKQLFYQFQGQKDGTPVIFIHGLGGSSSYFTPLLDKLSATHALHLTDLEGHGLSPTSALSSLTISSFAGDIRDVYILAAGSNPKPATVIAHSMGCLIALKLALENLNLVSNLVLLGPPPSPLPEAGSNGSFARAETVRAQGMAAVADAVVNAGLSSKTKSSNPLAVTATKLSLLGQDPEGYAKACMALARSAEETLDVEEVAAKTLILTGTADAVSPPALCEKYGQRIKDSTVVVLEDVAHWHLFEHVEGVRGAIYQFLGV, encoded by the coding sequence ATGGTGTTCAATTACTGCGCCTACGCTGATCCCGCAACCGGGGAGGACCGCATCGGCCACCTTGATCACCAATCCCTCCAAATCCAGCCTTTATCCTTCACATCAGGAACAAGGATCACCAACCTCTACCAAGTCATTGAAGCCGGCCAGGCCAGTATCGTCAGTGCCCGCGCTGAGCCCCTCCCCTTGTCCAGCGTTAAACTCCTCCCCACCATTTCCGGCCGCGATATCCTTGCTGTCGGCAAGAACTACGTCGAACACGCAAAAGAATTCAACTCCTCTGGCTTTGATTCTTCAGACAAAGTCGACCAGCCTACTGCACCAGTTATCTTCACGAAGCGGGCGACTTCGATCATTGCGCATGGCGAAGATGTTCTCCTCCACCCCGGCTTCACTGAAACCCCTGACTATGAGGGCGAAATAGGGGTTATCATCGGCAAGGCAGGGCACAAGATCCCAGAAGACCAGGCGATGGATTATGTCTGGGGATACACAATCATCAACGATTTCACAGCACGCGAGAGACAGCGCGATCATAAGCAGTTCTACATCGGCAAGTCCCCTGATACGTACTGCCCGATCGGGCCCGTTGCCGTGCCGAAGGAACAGCTCCCTGAAAAGGAGAATATTCGTCTGCAGACATTTGTAAATGGCGAGAAGAGGCAAGATGCCACGCTGGACCAGTTGATTTTCTCCATCCCGAATCTCGTCTCGACCCTGTCGCAGGGTCAGACGATTCAGCCTGGAGACACCATTGCCACGGGCACACCTTACGGTGTGGGTTTTGGCTTCCGGCCCATGAAATTCCTCAAGGCTGGTGACGAGGTCAAGGTCTCCGTCACTGGCCTTGGATCGTTGGTCAACAGAATGGCAGCGCTTGACGCGCCCAATCCGACCATTGAGCGTGTGCAAGCGTCCACGTCCATTCATACGGCCAACCAGAAAGCAAGAGGAAACAACGGCCTGGTGAAAGTAGGCTCAAAACAGCTCTTCTACCAATTTCAGGGTCAGAAGGACGGCACTCCTGTTATTTTCATCCACGGCCTCGGCGGCTCATCCTCCTACTTTACGCCGCTGCTTGATAAACTCTCAGCTACGCACGCCCTCCACCTTACAGACCTCGAAGGTCACGGCCTCTCGCCTACGTCCGCACTCAGCAGTCTTACAATCTCATCGTTTGCCGGCGACATCCGCGATGTATACATTCTTGCCGCAGGATCAAACCCAAAACCAGCAACCGTGATCGCTCATTCAATGGGCTGCCTCATCGCGCTCAAACTTGCTCTCGAaaacctcaacctcgtcagcaacctcgttctcctcggcccgcctccctctcctctccctgAAGCCGGAAGCAACGGAAGCTTCGCTCGCGCTGAAACAGTCCGAGCCCAAGGCATGGCCGCCGTTGCGGATGCAGTCGTAAATGCAGGTCTCTCCTCAAAAACAAAATCTTCCAACCCGCTCGCTGTCACAGCCACAAAGCTTTCTTTGTTGGGCCAAGACCCAGAGGGTTATGCCAAGGCGTGTATGGCGCTTGCCCGGTCGGCCGAGGAGACgctggatgttgaggaggttgcCGCTAAGACACTGATCCTGACAGGGACGGCCGATGCTGTTAGTCCGCCGGCGCTGTGTGAGAAGTATGGGCAGCGGATCAAGGACTCAACAGTGGTGGTCTTGGAGGATGTCGCACATTGGCACCTTTTCGAACATGTTGAGGGTGTTCGAGGCGCCATATACCAATTTTTGGGCGTTTGA
- a CDS encoding uncharacterized protein (transcript_id=CADANIAT00010325) has protein sequence MDQDKQPAVAAPASETEYFHQVAVQHDRLKRGLSARQVQMIAIGGTIGTGLFLGTGKALATGGPASMLIAYAISGGIVFLTMLSLGEMAAFIPVAGSFCTFAGRFVDDAFGFALTWNYWFNDAVSTASDLVALQIVLQYWTESDNFPGWAFSLIFWAVLIGLNLFAVKVYGEVFIVLGIVVNCGGNESGRYIGGENWHIPDAPFVGGIGGFASVFVTAAFAYGGTESIAITAGETKDPARTIPKVVLNVFWRILIFYILSSLIIGLNIPHNYPSLNDGTVKTSPFTLVFEMTGTKAAGSVMNAVILTSVLSAGNHALFAGVRLLYTLSVAGHAPGFFGKLNRNHVPWIAVLATGAVSGLCFGSSKIGAGQLWTWLQKYAPIPSHSCYTRYTDKPLPQHRRRLQSTLMDLYRYNQHQVPRRTETAKQDTPAAVSQLHVPVIVLVQGWSCFSPTFDGVSFVSFYLELPIMLGMFIVWKVWKRTTFVNSREVDLVTDTYTINDLGDGEGKKKGWKGIVEWIA, from the exons ATGGATCAGGACAAACAACCCGCCGTCGCAGCGCCGGCTTCTGAGACCGAATACTTCCACCAGGTGGCAGTGCAGCATGACAGGCTGAAGCGCGGCCTCTCTGCCCGCCAGGTCCAGATGATCGCTATTGGGGGAACGATCGGGACAGGCTTATTCCTAGGAACTGGCAAAGCGCTTGCGACTGGCGGTCCGGCGTCGATGCTCATCGCATACGCGATCTCTGGCGGAATCGTCTTTCTGACGATGCTGAGTCTTGGTGAAATGGCGGCGTTTATACCTGTCGCTGGGAGTTTCTGTACTTTTGCCGG TCGCTTTGTGGATGATGCGTTTGGATTCGCCTTAACGTGGAACTACTGGTTCAACGACGCGGTATCTACGGCGTCCGATTTGGTTGCGCTGCAGATTGTGCTGCAGTACTGGACCGAATCGGACAACTTCCCCGGCTGGGCGTTCAGTCTGATCTTCTGGGCTGTGCTGATTGGGCTGAACTTGTTCGCCGTAAAAGTTTATGGCGAG gtcttcatcgtcttaGGAATCGTGGTCAACTGCGGCGGAAACGAATCTGGCCGCTATATCGGCGGCGAGAATTGGCATATTCCAGATGCGCCGTTCGTTGGAGGGATCGGGGGGTTCGCTTCTGTCTTTGTAACGGCAGCGTTTGCCT ACGGCGGCACAGAATCCATCGCCATCACCGCAGGAGAAACCAAGGACCCAGCGCGGACTATTCCAAAAGTCGTTCTCAATGTCTTCTGGCGGATTCTCATATTCTA CATCCTCTCCTCCCTGATCATCGGCCTCAACATTCCCCACAACTATCCCTCGCTCAACGACGGCACGGTTAAAACGTCTCCCTTCACGCTCGTCTTCGAAATGACGGGCACAAAGGCCGCCGGGAGCGTCATGAACGCCGTGATCCTCACTTCTGTTTTGTCTGCCGGTAACCACGCGCTCTTCGCGGGCGTCCGGCTTCTGTACACACTCTCTGTTGCTGGGCACGCGCCGGGCTTCTTTGGGAAGCTGAATCGGAACCATGTGCCATGGATTGCTGTTCTAGCTACCGGGGCCGTGAGTGGGCTATGCTTTGGCTCGAGTAAGATCGGAGCTGGGCAGCTCTGGACTTGGTTGCAGAAGTACGCTCCCATTCCCTCGCATTCATGCTACACAAGGTATACTGACAAACCACTGCCTCAGCATCGTCGGCGTCTCCAATCAACTCTCATGGATCTCTATCGGTATAACCAGCATCAGGTTCCGCGCCGCACTGAAACAGCAAAACAAGACACACCTGCTGCCGTTTCGCAACTTCACGTACCCG TCATCGTGCTTGTACAGGGGTGGAGCTGTTTTAGCCCGACATTTGACGGTGTTAGTTTCGTGAGCTTTTATCTCGAGTTGCCGATTATGCTGGGCATGTTTATCGTTTGGAAGgtctggaagaggacgacgTTTGTGAACTCGAGGGAGGTCGATCTGGTTACGGATACATATACAATCAATGACCTTGGCGAcggagaggggaagaagaaagggtGGAAGGGGATCGTTGAGTGGATTGCTTAG
- a CDS encoding Zn(II)2Cys6 transcription factor (transcript_id=CADANIAT00010326), whose translation MSSKRIPISCENCRQRKIRCITSSYQAPCDTCLRRGYASSCRFRRQDSYDPRGSGPEKLVDVSALEDLLRQNIAVTSALLSKRSETRLPSPDSSPGALLHLDAVERRETPEPARQSGRLVTTPSDHVRFVPTNGSEDADLIDAMHGSTPDCSTGFPFFELSRLSGVSEELLDMLPPLPQVEELKSVFFQVFSPLFHVLHDPTFHARYEEFKQDPRSVSLSFLALLFVTLSLSVTALDDDNPLLRNLGRDPSPGENIRSLSAKYRGAAMRCLVADNFMFRHNLCTVQSLVLLIYAINHAQGPAWSLLGTTLHIAVAIGCAVDPSRLNVGRVEAEERRRCWAALQMLYTIQNTCLGNLMPFRINSQVDLPADIEDDDLSLDQCPNDDPSAFPTKMTYLLYKFRLYNLAFDICQLSSPAEHAKVSALDTRIVNEQQSHFVRFAARPITDLDPYHQAHYYILANYTNHLTLLLHRPYISTANFSTPFSQSPERCEHAATTILSNFERLASDPLFQSYRWYVDGLGSFYAFFSITTLLILHGNGQLDIQSGSLILNLVRRCVDILMHRAPRSSVCSKAAAILEPIAQRLDPLGLRTGQANAEQMSPVIEEETILSAFPELGGLFFDVPCEQWLTPAGFPWVAS comes from the coding sequence ATGTCGTCGAAGCGAATCCCCATCAGCTGCGAAAACTGCCGCCAACGCAAGATCAGATGCATTACCTCCAGCTACCAAGCTCCCTGCGACACTTGTCTTCGCCGTGGCTATGCGTCTAGCTGTCGATTTCGCCGCCAGGACAGTTATGATCCTCGAGGATCAGGCCCAGAGAAACTCGTAGACGTCTCTGCCCTGGAAGATCTCCTGAGACAGAACATTGCAGTCACCAGTGCACTGCTCAGCAAGCGCAGTGAGACCCGGCTGCCATCTCCAGACTCGAGTCCAGGTGCTCTACTGCATCTAGATGCGGTAGAGCGCAGAGAGACCCCTGAGCCTGCTCGCCAATCAGGGCGTCTGGTTACGACACCTTCGGATCATGTTCGATTCGTTCCGACCAATGGTTCTGAGGATGCTGATCTGATTGATGCAATGCATGGGTCTACGCCTGACTGTTCGACCGGATTTCCCTTCTTTGAGCTCTCGCGGCTTAGCGGCGTCTCTGAAGAACTACTCGATatgcttcctcctctgccgcAGGTAGAGGAGCTCAAGTCGGTATTTTTCCAGGTCTTTTCGCCGCTTTTCCACGTTCTTCACGATCCCACCTTTCACGCCAGATATGAAGAGTTCAAACAGGATCCAAGATCCGtctctttgtcctttctcGCTCTGCTCTTCGTCACTCTTAGCCTCTCCGTTACTGCATTAGATGACGACAACCCCCTGCTCAGGAACTTAGGCCGTGACCCGTCACCTGGCGAGAACATTCGTAGCCTGTCGGCGAAGTATCGGGGTGCGGCAATGCGGTGCCTGGTGGCGGATAACTTCATGTTTCGGCACAATCTTTGCACCGTGCAGTCTCTCGTTTTGCTCATTTATGCCATCAATCATGCTCAAGGACCTGCATGGTCTCTCCTCGGGACGACGCTCCATATAGCTGTCGCCATTGGATGTGCCGTCGACCCCTCGCGGCTTAACGTTGGCCGCGttgaggcggaagagcgTCGACGCTGCTGGGCTGCGCTTCAGATGCTGTACACGATCCAAAACACCTGCCTCGGCAATCTCATGCCATTCCGCATCAATTCCCAAGTTGACCTTCCAGCCGACATTGAAGACGACGACCTATCATTAGACCAGTGCCCGAACGACGACCCATCAGCATTCCCAACGAAGATGACCTATCTGCTGTACAAATTCCGCCTTTATAACCTTGCCTTCGACATCTGTCAGCTCTCATCGCCGGCAGAGCACGCAAAAGTATCTGCACTAGATACAAGAATTGTCAATGAGCAGCAGTCCCATTTTGTTCGATTTGCTGCGCGACCTATCACAGATTTAGACCCGTACCATCAAGCCCACTACTACATCCTCGCAAACTACACCAACCATCTcacgctcctcctccatcgacCGTACATTTCAACGGCCAATTTTAGTACGCCTTTTTCCCAAAGCCCCGAGCGATGCGAGCACGCTGCGACGACTATCCTCTCTAACTTCGAAAGACTCGCCTCCGACCCCCTCTTCCAGAGCTACCGGTGGTATGTTGACGGTTTGGGCTCATTCTACGCTTTCTTCTCGATCACGACGCTGCTAATCCTTCACGGAAACGGGCAACTGGATATACAGTCCGGCTCTCTAATATTGAACCTAGTTCGCCGTTGTGTGGATATCCTTATGCACAGAGCACCGAGAAGCTCGGTTTGCTCAAAAGCTGCTGCAATTCTTGAGCCGATTGCGCAGCGTCTGGATCCGCTGGGACTTAGAACTGGCCAGGCTAATGCTGAGCAAATGAGTCCGGTTATTGAGGAAGAGACGATTCTCTCTGCGTTTCCAGAGCTTGGAGGGCTGTTCTTTGACGTCCCGTGCGAGCAATGGCTGACTCCGGCGGGGTTCCCTTGGGTAGCGTCTTGA
- a CDS encoding uncharacterized protein (transcript_id=CADANIAT00010330) codes for MTTPTLINLPPPPSDPVTPSEMGPGTPNSTTTSLSALSTTAIKDGHQGQPLSHGRHAHHSSNASMSSTNTLEAERADRISRLAGLERVATARAGGTHPATATSFPYTPGYFDTGAGLKERSTVGSASATGSVGARTTWASGSDAFDADKMSEADDGVSSVGNLSDEGDASLVGFGEGASTMSGPISHSGVNRASPSGRPTSSVGSPRQSRANPPASYSPHLGSATPEPAQDARMVDGMTYDADVVDTTARTPRLATPGFESASSEHH; via the exons ATGACCACGCCAACGTTGATCAACCTcccccctcctccctccGACCCGGTGACCCCATCTGAAATGGGACC CGGAACGCCCAATTCCACTACCACATCCCTCTCCGCCctctccaccaccgccatcAAAGATGGCCACCAAGGCCAGCCCCTCTCCCACGGCCGTCATGCGCACCACTCCTCTAACGCCTCCATGAGCTCAACTAACACATTGGAAGCCGAGCGTGCTGATCGCATCTCCCGCCTAGCCGGCCTAGAGCGGGTGGCTACTGCACGGGCTGGTGGCACACATCCGGCCACTGCTACCTCGTTCCCATACACCCCAGGGTACTTTGATACGGGCGCCGGCTTAAAGGAGAGAAGCACTGTCGGAAGCGCCAGCGCGACGGGTAGCGTGGGCGCCCGGACTACATGGGCCAGCGGGAGTGATGCCTTTGACGCGGACAAAATGAGTGAGGCGGATGATGGTGTCTCCAGCGTTGGTAACCTTAGCGATGAAGGCGATGCTAGTCTTGTCGGCTTTGGTGAAGGCGCGAGTACCATGAGCGGACCGATTTCACATTCCGGCGTCAATCGGGCGTCGCCAAGTGGGCGGCCGACGAGCTCCGTTGGGAGTCCCAGGCAGAGCCGTGCGAATCCCCCGGCTTCTTATTCACCACACCTGGGATCTGCTACTCCAGAGCCTGCTCAGGATGCCCGTATGGTTGACGGAATGACCTACGATGCTGATGTGGTCGACACCACCGCGCGGACTCCGAGGCTCGCTACTCCGGGCTTCGAGAGCGCTTCCAGCGAGCATCATTAA
- a CDS encoding cytochrome b5-like heme/steroid binding domain-containing protein (transcript_id=CADANIAT00010328), with the protein MGWLTLRSRTNNQYRDLKTNPVSASVSASEKTGAYSEHTENIAIENSINTQLQPQLKVTPSSSFLGQTYPFHSTTPDSELPYIDSSIISLVEQHWNKATTTDSARAREQLPAWIVIDNIVYDCTAFQHSHPGGPVVIRSFVGQDCSWQFWRFHGREHMMKFGKSLRIGKTSGIRNRFAEPPRYCRWRGSNTIVNVRTMPRST; encoded by the exons ATGGGCTGGTTAACTCTCCGCAGCCGCACCAACAATCAATATCGCGACTTGAAAACGAACCCAGTATCGGCGTCTGTGTCAGCATCAGAGAAGACCGGCGCCTACAGCGAGCATACCGAGAACATCGCCATCGAGAATTCAATAAACACGCAATTACAACCTCAGTTGAAAGTAACcccctcatcctcattccTTGGCCAAACCTATCCGTTCCACTCCACCACTCCCGACTCCGAGCTCCCCTACATCGACTCCTCGATCATTTCTCTCGTTGAGCAACATTGGAACAAAGCCACAACCACAGATTCAGCTCGAGCAAGAGAACAGCTGCCAGCCTGGATTGTAATCGATAACATCGTCTACGACTGCACGGCTTTCCAGCACTCGCATCCAGGCGGACCCGTCGTGATCCGCTCGTTCGTGGGGCAAGACTGCTCGTGGCAGTTCTGGCGGTTTCACGGCAGGGAACATATGATGAAGTTTGGGAAGTCGTTGAGGATTGGCAAGACGAGTGGGATAAGAAATCGGTTCGCTGAGCCGCCGAG ATACTGCAGGTGGAGAGGTAG TAATACGATAGTCAATGTTAGAACTATGCCTCGAAGTACTTAA